The Desulfovulcanus ferrireducens genome has a window encoding:
- a CDS encoding 4Fe-4S dicluster domain-containing protein, with product MLHMTPTILKNFFSKSATRLYPVKKREPFDNVRGELDIRIEDCIFCSSCRIKCPAACIEVDKKNKIWQIDPYICVYCGICVDHCPTKCLYFKGDYRAPVAEKAMKIEQKREETQSK from the coding sequence ATGCTTCATATGACGCCAACCATATTAAAAAATTTCTTTTCTAAAAGCGCGACAAGATTATATCCGGTAAAAAAGAGGGAACCCTTTGATAATGTACGCGGGGAACTGGATATCCGCATAGAGGATTGTATATTTTGTAGTTCGTGCCGCATAAAATGTCCGGCGGCGTGTATAGAAGTAGATAAGAAGAACAAAATTTGGCAGATTGACCCTTATATTTGCGTCTATTGCGGTATATGTGTGGACCACTGCCCGACTAAATGCTTGTATTTCAAGGGAGATTACCGTGCCCCGGTAGCAGAAAAAGCCATGAAGATAGAACAAAAAAGAGAAGAGACTCAGAGTAAATAA
- a CDS encoding nickel-dependent hydrogenase large subunit: MAPTIIPFGPQHPVLPEPLHLKITTRDEIVTEVVPQLGFVHRGLEKLADLKDYNQLVQVVERVCGICSCIHALTYAQAIEALMQVEVPQRAHLLRVIWSELHRIHSHLLWLGLLADAFGFESLFMQCWRIREKIMDVLEATAGNRVIISVNVVGGVRRDLTKEQCQWVLDVLKDVEKEFLALEKVFINDYSVEKRTRGIGVLPKEKAYELGACGPTLRGSGVAQDLRQTGYSGYGQLDFEPVVEQDGDSYARCKVRFREVLQSIDLVRQAISKLPEGGEVRVKVKGNPEGEIISRSEQPRGELLYYIKASGTKKLDRLRIRTPTFANIPPLLTMLPGEDLANVPVIVLSIDPCISCTER; the protein is encoded by the coding sequence ATGGCTCCAACTATCATTCCATTTGGACCCCAGCATCCTGTGTTGCCAGAGCCTTTACATCTAAAGATTACAACCCGGGATGAAATTGTGACCGAGGTAGTCCCTCAATTGGGATTTGTGCATAGAGGACTGGAAAAGTTAGCCGACTTAAAGGACTACAATCAACTGGTACAGGTTGTAGAAAGGGTATGTGGTATTTGTAGTTGCATCCATGCCTTGACTTATGCTCAGGCCATAGAGGCTTTGATGCAGGTTGAGGTGCCTCAAAGAGCCCATCTATTGCGGGTTATTTGGTCAGAACTGCATAGGATACACAGCCACTTATTGTGGTTGGGACTTTTAGCCGATGCCTTTGGGTTTGAAAGTCTGTTTATGCAATGTTGGAGGATCAGAGAAAAGATTATGGATGTCCTGGAGGCCACGGCAGGGAACAGGGTTATCATTTCTGTGAATGTGGTTGGAGGAGTGCGCCGGGATTTGACCAAGGAACAGTGTCAGTGGGTTCTGGATGTACTAAAGGATGTGGAGAAGGAATTTCTGGCTTTGGAAAAGGTTTTCATAAATGATTATTCTGTTGAAAAGAGAACCAGGGGTATCGGGGTTTTGCCCAAGGAGAAGGCCTATGAGTTAGGTGCATGCGGTCCCACATTGCGTGGCAGTGGTGTGGCCCAGGATCTGCGTCAGACAGGATATTCAGGCTATGGTCAGTTAGATTTTGAGCCTGTAGTAGAGCAAGACGGAGATTCCTATGCCAGATGCAAGGTTCGTTTCAGGGAAGTTCTCCAATCTATAGATCTTGTTCGACAAGCCATAAGCAAGCTGCCTGAAGGAGGAGAGGTTAGAGTAAAGGTCAAGGGTAATCCGGAAGGGGAGATTATTTCCAGGAGTGAACAGCCCAGAGGAGAACTTCTTTATTATATCAAAGCTTCAGGCACCAAGAAATTGGACCGCTTACGTATCAGGACTCCTACTTTTGCCAATATACCACCTCTCTTGACCATGTTGCCGGGTGAAGATTTGGCGAATGTTCCGGTTATTGTGTTGTCAATAGATCCATGTATCAGTTGTACGGAGAGATAA
- a CDS encoding NADH-quinone oxidoreductase subunit C, which yields MTDKEIFELDQSQLLAEVKQLKNEGYRLVTISAVDLGDKLDLIYHFDQDLKLKNMRVQMEKSQEFQSISSIYFCALLVENEIQDYFGVNFKDLVLDYKGHFYLEDEVQRAPYCAVSIRREQGGKK from the coding sequence ATGACAGATAAAGAAATTTTTGAGCTGGATCAAAGTCAATTGCTTGCCGAGGTCAAGCAATTAAAAAACGAGGGTTATCGCCTGGTGACTATTAGTGCCGTGGACCTGGGCGATAAGTTGGACCTCATTTACCATTTTGACCAGGACTTGAAGTTAAAAAACATGCGCGTGCAAATGGAGAAAAGTCAGGAGTTCCAGAGTATATCAAGTATTTATTTTTGTGCACTTCTTGTAGAGAATGAGATTCAGGATTATTTTGGAGTGAACTTCAAAGATTTGGTTTTAGATTATAAAGGACATTTTTATTTGGAAGATGAGGTGCAAAGGGCCCCTTATTGTGCCGTGAGTATTAGAAGAGAACAGGGAGGAAAGAAGTAA
- a CDS encoding NADH-quinone oxidoreductase subunit B family protein: MQCIKRFIQKSRVKSPWLLHFDCGSCNGCDIEILACLTPIYDVERFGIINVGNPKHADILLVTGTVNYRNKDVLKSLYEQMPDPKVIVSIGSCGNSGGIFKDAYNVLGGIDKVIPVDVYVPGCPPKPEAIIDGVVQALGILAEKSENNPE; encoded by the coding sequence ATGCAGTGTATAAAGAGATTTATTCAAAAATCCAGAGTTAAATCTCCCTGGTTGCTACACTTCGATTGTGGCAGTTGTAATGGCTGCGATATAGAGATTTTGGCCTGTCTTACGCCTATTTATGATGTAGAACGTTTTGGAATAATCAATGTAGGTAACCCAAAGCATGCTGATATTTTACTGGTGACAGGCACTGTAAACTATCGCAATAAAGATGTGTTAAAAAGTCTTTACGAACAAATGCCTGATCCCAAGGTGATTGTGAGTATAGGTTCTTGCGGTAATAGCGGCGGAATATTTAAGGATGCTTATAATGTCCTTGGTGGCATTGATAAAGTTATCCCGGTGGACGTTTATGTGCCAGGCTGTCCTCCCAAGCCAGAGGCAATTATTGATGGCGTGGTTCAGGCTTTGGGCATTTTGGCAGAAAAAAGTGAAAATAATCCGGAGTAA
- a CDS encoding respiratory chain complex I subunit 1 family protein codes for MFTTKNLLIGLIAIIVAPLLGGIISGLDRKLTAWFQGRYGPPILQPFYDVFKLLGKKKMIVNYWQVFCAHMYLISAASCVLLFALRSDLLMIFFVLTIGSVFMVIGALSTPSPYSQIGAQRELMQMLTYEPLLILVFVSIYFVTGSFKISDIMAYDKPIFLMLPLMYLVLGFALTIKLRKSPFDISTSHHAHQEIVKGVLTEYSGPHLAIIEIAHWYEIVLILAICALFWATSWIGMIILLVITYLGEILIDNLVTRATWRWMLTYVWGVGIGLSFINIAFLYAKYF; via the coding sequence ATGTTCACTACAAAAAATTTACTAATTGGTTTGATAGCCATTATTGTTGCTCCATTACTTGGAGGCATAATTTCTGGTCTGGATCGGAAATTAACAGCCTGGTTCCAGGGCCGCTATGGCCCCCCTATTTTGCAGCCTTTTTATGATGTGTTTAAGTTGCTGGGCAAGAAAAAGATGATCGTCAATTACTGGCAGGTATTTTGTGCCCATATGTATCTGATTTCGGCTGCAAGCTGTGTTCTGCTTTTTGCTTTGCGTTCTGATCTTTTAATGATCTTTTTTGTGCTTACCATAGGTTCTGTCTTTATGGTTATCGGTGCTTTATCAACGCCATCACCTTATAGTCAGATAGGTGCCCAAAGAGAGTTGATGCAGATGTTGACCTACGAACCTCTTCTCATCCTGGTTTTCGTGAGCATTTATTTTGTAACCGGTAGTTTTAAAATTTCAGATATTATGGCGTATGATAAACCGATTTTTCTTATGTTACCTTTGATGTATCTGGTTCTGGGGTTTGCCCTGACTATAAAACTACGTAAGTCTCCTTTTGACATTTCTACCTCTCATCATGCTCATCAAGAAATTGTAAAGGGTGTTTTGACAGAATATTCCGGACCTCACTTGGCCATAATCGAAATCGCACACTGGTATGAGATTGTCTTGATTTTGGCCATCTGTGCCCTTTTCTGGGCTACGAGTTGGATTGGAATGATTATTTTGCTTGTCATAACATACTTGGGAGAGATTTTGATCGACAACCTGGTAACCAGGGCCACCTGGCGATGGATGCTGACATATGTTTGGGGAGTAGGCATAGGGTTGTCGTTTATTAATATTGCCTTTCTTTATGCCAAGTATTTTTAG
- a CDS encoding NADH-quinone oxidoreductase subunit 5 family protein: MLAGVLVLVNLAAWRKLVVITSGVILTVVSLFMYAHGPFTLEPGMGQVNFKLDSLIAVLDFALLFFILFLGFRLKNKKIIILTILQIVPLAIVEFFHGEGQSLAKPLFADQFSLMMVLIVSIIGSLICIYALEYMRIHEEHLHLEKSRQGRFFFFLLVFLGAMNGLVLSNNLLWMYFFWEVTTLCSFMLIGHDDTEVARENSQRALWMNLLGGVAFIFALLVLRFKGLPLEITSLLSGEKIAGILLAMALLCVAGFTKSAQVPFQSWLTGAMVAPTPVSALLHSSTMVNAGVYLILRMAPIYQDTLFGSYVAFFGAFTFIATSTLALSQKNGKKILAYSTIGNLGMIVACAGIGTPAAISAGILLILFHALAKGLLFMCVGTIEQKIGSRNIEDMRGLYAKMPKTTLITLLGMVTMFLPPFGALLSKWMVLEAAAREPLVVVMLALGSAFTVVFWARWAGLILSSTVETERVVEDQSILIRLPLLILVCAGVVFSFLVGKTYSAMVLPVIKTYYEKGFYLLSQGGVVNDIGAFSVYPLFFIFVIGLIYALRASKRVGARAYALPYMAGIGCSEGEKYGFKGPMNSFVSFCAANFYLNDYIGEKKLVTAINIVAIGILVVIMAGVF, from the coding sequence ATGCTGGCAGGGGTTTTGGTCCTGGTGAACCTGGCAGCGTGGCGAAAGCTTGTGGTTATAACCTCAGGCGTTATTTTGACTGTTGTCTCTTTGTTTATGTATGCCCACGGGCCTTTTACTCTAGAGCCCGGCATGGGGCAGGTTAATTTTAAGTTGGACTCTCTTATCGCTGTTCTGGATTTTGCTCTTCTGTTTTTTATTTTGTTTTTGGGTTTTAGGCTCAAAAACAAAAAGATAATAATCTTGACCATTCTGCAAATTGTCCCGCTGGCTATTGTGGAATTTTTTCATGGCGAAGGCCAAAGCTTAGCTAAGCCTTTGTTTGCAGACCAGTTCTCACTTATGATGGTCCTGATTGTATCTATTATTGGATCATTGATTTGTATTTATGCCCTGGAATATATGCGCATCCACGAAGAGCATTTGCACCTGGAAAAGTCACGGCAGGGAAGATTTTTCTTTTTCCTGCTTGTCTTTCTGGGGGCAATGAATGGCTTGGTATTAAGTAATAATTTATTATGGATGTACTTTTTCTGGGAAGTGACCACATTATGTTCGTTTATGCTCATTGGACATGACGACACGGAAGTTGCCAGGGAAAACTCCCAACGGGCTTTGTGGATGAACTTGTTGGGAGGAGTGGCATTTATCTTTGCCTTGTTGGTGTTAAGATTTAAAGGTCTACCGCTAGAAATTACATCTTTGTTGAGTGGTGAAAAAATAGCAGGAATTCTTCTGGCCATGGCCCTTTTATGTGTAGCCGGGTTTACCAAATCCGCTCAAGTTCCTTTCCAGAGCTGGCTTACCGGGGCGATGGTTGCACCAACGCCTGTTTCTGCTCTTTTGCATTCATCTACCATGGTTAATGCTGGTGTGTATCTTATTTTGAGGATGGCCCCCATTTACCAAGACACCTTGTTTGGCTCGTATGTGGCTTTTTTTGGGGCTTTCACATTTATCGCCACTTCTACTTTGGCTTTAAGTCAAAAGAATGGCAAAAAGATTCTGGCTTACTCCACCATTGGTAATCTGGGAATGATTGTTGCCTGTGCGGGGATAGGAACGCCAGCAGCTATATCCGCCGGTATTTTGCTCATTCTTTTTCATGCCCTGGCCAAAGGTCTTTTGTTTATGTGCGTAGGCACAATTGAACAGAAGATTGGCAGTAGAAATATTGAAGATATGCGCGGATTATACGCTAAAATGCCAAAAACAACCCTGATAACCCTTTTAGGCATGGTAACCATGTTTTTGCCTCCTTTTGGAGCCTTGCTCAGTAAATGGATGGTACTTGAGGCTGCTGCTCGTGAGCCTTTAGTGGTAGTCATGCTTGCTCTTGGTAGTGCATTCACGGTTGTTTTCTGGGCGCGTTGGGCTGGTCTAATTTTAAGTTCCACAGTGGAAACAGAGCGAGTCGTAGAAGATCAATCAATACTTATTCGTCTACCTCTACTTATCTTGGTTTGCGCCGGAGTTGTGTTCAGTTTCCTGGTCGGCAAGACTTATTCCGCTATGGTTTTGCCAGTGATCAAGACTTATTATGAGAAGGGATTTTACTTGTTATCTCAGGGCGGCGTGGTCAACGATATTGGTGCATTCTCTGTTTATCCTCTTTTCTTTATCTTTGTTATAGGCTTAATTTATGCCCTGAGAGCAAGTAAAAGAGTGGGGGCCAGAGCCTATGCCCTCCCTTACATGGCAGGCATAGGATGCAGCGAGGGCGAAAAATATGGCTTTAAAGGCCCAATGAATAGTTTTGTTTCTTTTTGTGCAGCAAATTTTTATCTCAATGATTATATTGGAGAAAAAAAGCTTGTCACTGCTATTAATATCGTGGCTATCGGTATCTTGGTCGTGATTATGGCTGGAGTTTTTTAA
- a CDS encoding methyl-accepting chemotaxis protein, translating to MFNKIKQNLSLKTGLLVTFISLLIFVVIVWLMAFMEKKVMCGELQKDMNRLAEIMMMSIEKPMLIGDDEGTREEFKYLSEKFDDVHIYLMDFEGNITYSTDESVVRKKLDEFFDQKDIISLAEQGLKKVTKETALINNKGKDFFVRVMSIPNKPSCHHCHGSSKPILGEMLVLQNVSSAMSKIDKQIYIVGAICALALIILVITLNLFIRKGIILPVAFLAQASERVAQGDYNAQFTVDKADELGKLSQNLGRMLDTIKRELGFSKGILTGMSVPCFVIDASGKVSFSNTATLELVGLKGKPEDYYGQTVGQFFYNDASRKSLTDQVLETGQPLVKHDFEMVNRQGQKLYLRADIAPLYDLDDKLLGAFSIITDLTAIKEQQKALEAKNEVIAKTVREADAIAEQVSSASEELSAQIEEVTEGTNSQRQMTSEAATAMEQMNASILEIAKNASDAAKLAESTTEQALQGAKVVNEATSLINKVAEHAQELMQDMAELGKQAEGIGQIITTIEDIADQTNLLALNAAIEAARAGDAGRGFAVVADEVRKLAEKTMGATKEVAQYIGNIQESTKKNIANTENTVSFVKTSTQKANESGQVLKEILRLVEMTTDQVRGIATASEEQSAASEQVNRSTEEINRITSEIAEGMNQSNQAVADLAKLAQELKRLIEELQKV from the coding sequence ATGTTTAATAAAATTAAGCAAAACTTAAGCTTAAAAACCGGGTTGTTAGTTACTTTTATCTCTTTGTTAATCTTTGTCGTTATTGTTTGGTTGATGGCCTTTATGGAAAAAAAGGTAATGTGTGGGGAACTCCAGAAAGATATGAATAGATTGGCTGAAATTATGATGATGTCTATAGAAAAGCCCATGCTTATCGGAGACGATGAGGGAACTCGTGAGGAGTTCAAATATTTGTCAGAAAAATTTGATGATGTACATATCTATTTAATGGATTTTGAAGGTAATATTACCTACAGTACTGATGAGAGTGTGGTACGTAAAAAATTGGATGAATTCTTTGATCAAAAAGACATAATAAGTCTAGCTGAGCAAGGGCTGAAAAAGGTTACAAAAGAAACTGCGCTGATCAATAATAAAGGCAAGGATTTTTTTGTCCGGGTCATGTCTATCCCCAATAAGCCTTCATGTCATCATTGTCATGGCTCTTCCAAGCCTATTCTGGGCGAAATGTTGGTTTTGCAGAATGTTTCTTCGGCTATGAGCAAAATCGACAAACAGATTTATATTGTCGGGGCAATTTGTGCCTTGGCCTTAATCATTTTAGTGATCACCCTAAATCTTTTTATTCGTAAAGGAATAATATTGCCTGTTGCTTTCCTTGCCCAGGCCAGTGAGAGAGTTGCCCAAGGCGATTATAATGCCCAATTTACAGTTGATAAGGCTGATGAACTTGGTAAATTGTCTCAGAACTTGGGGAGAATGCTCGATACAATAAAAAGGGAGCTGGGCTTTTCCAAGGGTATTCTAACTGGCATGAGCGTGCCGTGTTTTGTTATTGATGCCAGCGGCAAAGTAAGCTTTTCCAATACAGCTACACTTGAGCTTGTTGGTCTGAAGGGAAAACCGGAAGATTATTATGGTCAGACAGTGGGCCAATTTTTTTATAATGATGCCAGTAGAAAGTCTTTAACCGATCAGGTGCTGGAAACCGGGCAGCCTTTAGTTAAACACGATTTTGAAATGGTTAACAGGCAAGGGCAAAAGCTTTATTTGCGGGCTGATATAGCCCCGTTATATGATTTGGACGACAAATTGCTGGGCGCTTTTTCTATTATTACTGATTTAACCGCTATTAAAGAGCAGCAAAAAGCCCTTGAAGCCAAGAACGAGGTTATAGCCAAGACAGTTAGGGAGGCCGATGCCATTGCCGAGCAAGTTTCTTCAGCCTCTGAAGAGCTTTCAGCGCAAATTGAAGAAGTTACAGAAGGAACAAACTCGCAAAGGCAAATGACATCAGAGGCAGCAACAGCCATGGAGCAGATGAACGCTTCTATTTTAGAAATAGCCAAAAATGCCTCCGATGCGGCTAAACTCGCTGAATCAACAACAGAACAAGCTTTGCAAGGAGCCAAGGTGGTTAACGAGGCTACTAGTTTGATCAACAAAGTGGCTGAACATGCACAAGAACTTATGCAGGATATGGCAGAGTTAGGAAAGCAGGCCGAGGGTATTGGTCAAATCATTACAACTATAGAAGATATTGCTGATCAGACCAATCTTTTGGCCTTGAATGCAGCTATTGAGGCGGCGAGGGCAGGTGACGCGGGTCGAGGTTTTGCGGTGGTAGCTGATGAGGTTAGAAAGCTGGCTGAAAAGACTATGGGAGCGACCAAAGAGGTGGCTCAATATATTGGCAATATCCAGGAAAGTACCAAAAAAAATATTGCCAATACGGAAAATACAGTGAGCTTTGTAAAGACCAGTACCCAAAAAGCCAATGAGTCCGGACAAGTGCTGAAAGAAATTTTGCGTCTGGTGGAAATGACAACTGACCAGGTCCGAGGTATAGCCACTGCTTCTGAAGAGCAGTCAGCAGCTTCGGAGCAAGTTAACAGATCAACTGAAGAAATTAATCGCATCACTTCTGAAATAGCCGAAGGCATGAACCAGAGTAACCAGGCTGTAGCTGATTTGGCCAAGTTGGCCCAGGAACTGAAGCGTCTTATTGAGGAGCTGCAAAAGGTTTAA
- a CDS encoding cytochrome c family protein codes for MSFKRFCMFLLVLNLLYVGQVQSQEISGYVGSKACAECHEDEYNNFKTYSKKAKSWKHIQVLAPKLTAEELQGCYECHTTGYNKGGFISYEKTPHLSDVGCETCHGPGRKHIDAGGDPSLIRGDMSQDECSSCHNEERVKAFNFKPLIHAGAH; via the coding sequence ATGAGTTTTAAAAGGTTCTGTATGTTTTTGCTCGTTTTAAATTTGCTTTACGTGGGCCAAGTTCAATCTCAAGAAATTTCCGGTTATGTGGGCTCAAAGGCCTGTGCAGAATGTCATGAAGATGAATACAATAATTTTAAGACTTATTCGAAAAAAGCCAAATCATGGAAGCATATTCAGGTTTTGGCTCCAAAATTGACGGCCGAAGAATTGCAAGGTTGTTACGAGTGTCACACCACTGGTTATAACAAGGGTGGGTTTATATCCTATGAAAAAACCCCTCATCTTTCAGATGTGGGTTGTGAGACTTGCCACGGCCCCGGGAGAAAACATATTGATGCCGGCGGTGACCCCAGTTTGATCAGGGGTGATATGTCACAGGATGAGTGTAGTTCTTGTCATAATGAAGAGCGAGTAAAAGCTTTTAATTTCAAACCTCTTATCCATGCTGGAGCTCATTAA
- a CDS encoding BMP family ABC transporter substrate-binding protein, whose translation MRKVLVLCLICLGLLIGSAYGSKKELKVGFIYVSPIGDAGWSYAHDLGRKALEAMPGVKTFYVESVPEGSDAERVILNMARKGYDIIFATSFGYMDSMLKIAKKYPNIVFMHCSGFKRAKNMGTYFGRMYQARYLSGMVAGAMTKSNVLGYVAAFPIPEVIRGINAFTLGAQAVNPKVKVRVVWTKTWYDPATEKEAAKSLLDVGADVITQHQDSPAAQEAAQERGVYSVGYNSDMSKFAPKAHLTAPVWNWAPIYIEIVKEVREGTWKSRDIWYGLEHKVVDLAPFGPMVPKDIQQKVLTKKEALTRGQAKVFVGPIKDQQGKVRIAEGQVATDVQLLSMDWFVQGVIGTTE comes from the coding sequence ATGCGTAAGGTTCTGGTCCTTTGTCTTATTTGTTTAGGGCTGCTCATTGGCTCGGCCTATGGGAGTAAAAAGGAATTAAAAGTGGGCTTTATTTATGTTTCCCCTATTGGGGATGCTGGTTGGTCTTATGCGCATGACCTGGGAAGAAAGGCCCTGGAAGCCATGCCAGGAGTAAAAACGTTTTATGTAGAGTCTGTTCCGGAAGGCAGTGATGCTGAACGGGTTATTTTAAACATGGCCCGCAAGGGTTATGATATTATTTTTGCCACAAGCTTTGGATATATGGATTCCATGCTTAAAATTGCCAAAAAATATCCAAACATAGTGTTCATGCACTGCTCCGGATTTAAACGGGCCAAGAATATGGGGACCTACTTTGGACGTATGTATCAGGCCAGATACTTAAGCGGAATGGTTGCTGGAGCCATGACCAAATCCAATGTTTTGGGTTATGTGGCAGCCTTCCCCATTCCGGAGGTAATTCGGGGTATCAATGCCTTTACCCTTGGTGCCCAGGCTGTCAATCCCAAGGTTAAGGTACGTGTGGTCTGGACCAAGACCTGGTACGATCCGGCTACAGAAAAGGAGGCTGCCAAGAGCCTTTTAGATGTAGGGGCTGATGTCATAACTCAGCACCAGGATTCGCCAGCAGCCCAGGAAGCAGCCCAGGAAAGAGGGGTTTATTCCGTGGGTTATAATTCTGACATGTCCAAGTTTGCGCCCAAAGCTCATTTAACTGCCCCGGTATGGAATTGGGCGCCCATATATATAGAGATAGTCAAAGAGGTTCGCGAAGGAACCTGGAAAAGCAGAGATATCTGGTACGGTCTTGAACACAAAGTGGTTGACCTGGCTCCTTTTGGTCCCATGGTCCCCAAGGACATCCAGCAAAAAGTTTTGACCAAGAAAGAGGCATTGACCAGAGGCCAGGCCAAGGTTTTTGTTGGTCCCATTAAGGATCAACAAGGCAAGGTGCGCATTGCAGAAGGCCAGGTGGCAACCGATGTCCAGCTTTTGAGCATGGATTGGTTTGTCCAGGGAGTAATTGGCACTACCGAGTAA
- a CDS encoding ABC transporter permease — protein sequence MKKIRIVRQHQPLKWGYIFIFFIALGLSLGIGAILLSLQGKPPLKGIALLFQGAFGAGYAIEDSLIKAVPIFLCSLGVALSFRLQMWNIGAEGQYALGAIGATCMALNFPQLPWFVLLPLMFLAASVCGGIWGLIPALLKLKINVNEIIVTLMLNYIGILFLEYLVYGPWKDPTSFGFPITPEFSPQAIVGTIPGTRLNWGIIFCVLIGVVMTVFFRYTRLGYELKVCGENLRAARYARMPYAFLIIMVMVVSGALAGSAGFLEVSANLNRLQTSVMAGYGYTAIVVAWLARLNPLYIGIASFLLAGLRVGVENLQLEMGIPAAFGAILEGLILLSVLAGGFFREYKLVIREKS from the coding sequence GTGAAAAAAATCAGAATAGTAAGGCAGCATCAGCCCCTGAAATGGGGGTATATTTTTATTTTTTTTATAGCCTTGGGACTTTCTCTAGGGATTGGCGCAATTTTGCTCTCATTGCAGGGTAAGCCTCCCTTGAAAGGGATCGCCCTTCTCTTTCAGGGAGCTTTTGGAGCTGGGTATGCCATAGAAGATAGTCTGATCAAGGCCGTACCCATTTTTTTATGTTCTTTAGGAGTAGCACTGAGCTTTCGTTTACAGATGTGGAATATCGGAGCCGAAGGTCAATATGCCCTGGGAGCGATTGGAGCTACCTGTATGGCCCTTAATTTCCCTCAGCTACCCTGGTTTGTACTTTTGCCTTTGATGTTTCTGGCAGCTTCTGTTTGCGGCGGGATATGGGGGCTTATTCCGGCACTGCTCAAATTGAAGATAAATGTAAATGAGATAATTGTCACCTTAATGCTTAACTATATTGGCATATTGTTTTTAGAATATTTGGTTTATGGACCATGGAAAGACCCCACTAGTTTTGGCTTCCCTATTACACCCGAATTTAGTCCCCAAGCTATAGTGGGGACTATTCCGGGAACAAGACTTAATTGGGGAATTATTTTTTGTGTGCTTATAGGCGTGGTGATGACTGTATTTTTTCGCTATACCCGCCTGGGCTATGAACTTAAAGTCTGTGGAGAAAATTTAAGGGCAGCCAGATACGCACGCATGCCCTATGCCTTTTTAATAATTATGGTCATGGTAGTCAGCGGCGCCCTGGCTGGATCGGCAGGTTTTCTAGAGGTATCAGCTAACTTAAACCGCCTGCAAACAAGTGTAATGGCTGGATATGGTTACACGGCTATTGTCGTTGCGTGGCTGGCTAGGCTGAACCCTTTATACATAGGTATAGCTTCTTTTCTGCTGGCAGGGCTTCGAGTGGGAGTGGAAAATTTGCAGTTGGAAATGGGAATACCAGCTGCATTTGGGGCAATTTTAGAGGGCTTGATTTTACTCTCAGTTCTGGCTGGCGGCTTTTTTCGTGAATATAAACTGGTTATTAGAGAAAAATCATGA
- a CDS encoding ABC transporter permease: MNLDLILALLAATIQSGTPILYATLGEIITEKAGILNLGVEGIMLIGALAGFLVSQSFGSPVLGFILGGLCGAFFAGIHGCICLIFQGNQVVSGLALTILGTGLAYFLGTPFIGQSAPGFSKLVIPVLSHLPVIGPVFFNHDILVYISYILPVVILIFLNKTRWGLRLRAVGEYPQAALAAGVKVILYRWIGVLLGGFLVGLGGAYLSLAYTHLWTNGLTSGRGWIAVALVIFAFWHPLRAILGAYLFGGIMAFQLRVQALGTNLPSSILLMLPYAMTIIVLSLSYRKGHLSEAPASLGTNIEPEE; encoded by the coding sequence ATGAACCTGGATTTAATTCTGGCTCTTCTGGCGGCTACCATCCAATCCGGAACTCCTATCCTTTATGCCACGCTGGGTGAAATAATTACTGAAAAGGCAGGCATATTAAACCTCGGCGTAGAAGGGATAATGCTCATTGGGGCCCTGGCAGGTTTTTTAGTCAGCCAAAGCTTTGGCAGTCCGGTTCTTGGGTTTATTCTGGGAGGACTATGTGGAGCTTTTTTTGCAGGCATTCATGGATGCATTTGTCTGATTTTTCAAGGCAACCAGGTTGTTTCCGGGCTGGCTCTGACTATCTTAGGCACAGGTCTGGCCTATTTTTTAGGCACACCTTTTATCGGCCAGAGTGCCCCGGGATTTTCTAAACTAGTTATCCCGGTCTTATCTCATCTGCCTGTTATTGGGCCGGTTTTCTTTAATCATGATATCCTGGTTTATATCTCATATATTCTGCCTGTGGTCATACTTATATTTTTAAACAAAACCAGGTGGGGCTTAAGGCTAAGAGCTGTAGGTGAATATCCGCAAGCAGCCCTGGCAGCCGGGGTAAAAGTTATCTTGTACCGTTGGATCGGTGTTTTGCTGGGTGGGTTTTTAGTGGGCCTAGGCGGAGCATATTTATCTCTGGCCTATACCCATTTATGGACCAATGGTTTGACTTCCGGCCGTGGCTGGATTGCTGTGGCCCTGGTTATTTTTGCTTTCTGGCACCCCTTGCGAGCTATACTGGGAGCCTATCTCTTTGGCGGAATCATGGCCTTTCAACTACGCGTTCAGGCCCTGGGCACTAATTTGCCATCGTCAATTTTACTTATGTTACCCTATGCCATGACCATTATTGTTTTGAGCTTGTCATACAGGAAAGGACATCTATCCGAGGCGCCAGCCAGCCTGGGAACAAATATTGAGCCAGAGGAGTAG